The Synchiropus splendidus isolate RoL2022-P1 chromosome 1, RoL_Sspl_1.0, whole genome shotgun sequence genome includes a window with the following:
- the foxq2 gene encoding forkhead box Q2, with the protein MTKQDRSDCTVAKERLGLSFTIDYILFNKGVSQESTGSADKTEELGIQPKRSEATPSERTKVKDADGEEDPREEWEEVVSTTTTSASLSSDKSDEKPNQSYIALISKAILESKQKKLLLCDIYQWIMDHYPYFKSKDKNWRNSVRHNLSLNDCFIKAGRSENGKGHFWAIHPSNFKDFSKGDYHCRRARRRIRRAAGQVPLPRISSQYHNAVIRHSTANCWCCPQVQMVPMSSFAPRLYWPWPSMQQQVRHHPDLQTTVL; encoded by the exons ATGACAAAGCAGGACAGAAGTGACTGCACCGTCGCCAAAGAAAGACTCGGACTGAGCTTCACCATTGACTACATCCTATTCAATAAGGGAGTTTCtcaagaatcaactggctcggCTGACAAGACTGAAGAGCTGGGGATACAACCGAAGCGTTCAGAAGCAACCCCGTCCGAGCGGACGAAAGTCAAAGATGCGGATGGGGAGGAAGATCCAcgggaggagtgggaggaggtgGTTTCGACCACCACCACATCAGCCAGCCTCAGTTCAGACAAATCAGATGAGAAACCAAACCAGTCCTACATTGCCCTCATCTCCAAGGCAATCCTGGAATCCAAGCAGAAGAAACTCTTGCTGTGTGACATCTACCAGTGGATCATGGACCACTACCCTTACTTCAAGAGCAAG GACAAAAACTGGAGGAACAGTGTGCGTCACAACTTGTCCCTGAATGATTGCTTCATCAAAGCTGGGCGCAGTGAGAATGGAAAAGGCCACTTTTGGGCAATCCACCCGTCCAACTTTAAGGACTTTTCAAAGGGCGACTATCACTGCAGAAGAGCTCGCCGCAGGATAAGAAGAGCAGCCGGACAAGTCCCGCTTCCACGCATTAGCTCGCAGTACCACAACGCCGTGATCCGCCACAGCACTGCAAACTGTTGGTGCTGTCCACAGGTCCAAATGGTCCCAATGTCCAGTTTTGCACCCAGACTTTATTGGCCTTGGCCCAGCATGCAGCAACAAGTTCGGCATCACCCAGACCTGCAAACTACTGTGCTCTGA
- the pias4a gene encoding E3 SUMO-protein ligase PIAS4-A, translated as MAAELVEAMNMVKSFRVSDLQTLLASMGRSKSGLKQDLVGRALRLVQTEYSPELLKNVRQLYESRFPKTSSWLAARRPESVPITYSSLTSSTTATNQGADYLNGITKPLPTPALEVKLVPLPFYQTLETLLPPTELIAQNNEKLQDSHCIFELTPNQADQIRNASEIRPGIRSIQVVLRICYTDSIGAQEDQYPPNIAVKVNQSYCHVPGYYPSNKPGVEPRRPCRPVNITPWLHLSSVTNRVTVTWGNFGKRYSVAVYLVKVFTAADLFTQLKLCSVESAERCRERIQDKLRFDPESEIATTGLRVSLICPLVKMRLGVPCRVLTCAHLQCFDAVFFLQMNEKKPTWTCPVCDKPAPFELLTIDGLLSEILKETSEEIEEIEYLTDGSWRPISDEKEKERERERSDTPEYSVVDICVPEANGHSPAHSSTSLTGKSGSSSSGGTGVAGGSAAAPAGGVVVDLTLDSSSEEEGGGAGGDSEDTDDSADSPAPKRGRYNYDKDLVTAY; from the exons ATGGCGGCCGAGCTGGTGGAAGCGATG AACATGGTGAAAAGTTTTCGGGTCTCAGACCTGCAGACGCTGCTTGCCTCAATGGGCCGCAGCAAAAGTGGACTGAAGCAGGACCTGGTAGGACGTGCACTAAGACTGGTGCAGACGGAGTACAGTCCAGAGCTTCTTAAGAATGTCAGACAGCTCTACGAATCGCGCTTTCCCAAAACCTCAAGCTGGTTGGCGGCACGGCGCCCTGAAAGTGTCCCTATTACATATTCatctctcacctcctccaccactgcTACCAATCAGGGTGCAGACTACCTCAATGGCATAACTAAGCCACTGCCCACACCTGCACTTGAGGTCAAACTGGTGCCACTTCCCTTTTACCAAACATTGGAGACACTTTTGCCCCCCACTGAGCTAA ttgcCCAGAATAATGAAAAACTACAGGACAGTCATTGTATTTTTGAGTTGACGCCCAATCAAGCTGATCAGATTAGAAATGCAAG TGAGATTCGTCCTGGAATTCGGTCAATCCAAGTAGTTCTTAG AATCTGTTACACAGACTCCATTGGTGCTCAGGAGGATCAATATCCCCCAAATATTGCTGTTAAAGTGAACCAGTCCTACTGTCATGTGCCG GGATATTACCCCTCTAACAAACCAGGAGTTGAACCTCGTCGTCCCTGCCGTCCTGTGAACATCACACCGTGGTTGCATCTCTCCAGTGTCACCAACAGGGTCACAGTCACCTGGGGGAACTTTGGGAAG aggtaCTCTGTGGCAGTCTATTTGGTGAAGGTCTTCACAGCGGCAGACCTCTTCACCCAGCTCAAACTCTGCTCAGTTGAGAGTGCAGAGCGCTGTCGTGAACGCA TTCAAGATAAACTTCGTTTCGATCCAGAGAGTGAAATCGCAACCACAGGTCTTCGGGTTTCACTCATTTGTCCG CTGGTAAAGATGCGGCTCGGTGTGCCATGTCGAGTCCTAACATGTGCCCACCTGCAGTGTTTCGACGCAGTCTTCTTCCTGCAGATGAATGAGAAAAAACCCACGTGGACTTGTCCTGTCTGTGACAAACCAGCTCCATTTGAGCTGCTCACAATAGATGG ATTACTATCCGAGATTCTCAAGGAGACGAGCGAGGAGATTGAAGAGATCGAATACTTGACGGACGGTTCTTGGCGACCAATCAGTGATGAGAAGgaaaaggagagagaaagagaacgTAGCGACACACCAGAATACTCCGTCGTTGATATAT GTGTCCCCGAAGCAAACGGTCACTCTCCAGCCCACAGCAGCACAAGTCTGACCGGCAAGTCTGGAAGCAGTTCGTCGGGTGGGACGGGAGTGGCAGGAGGATCCGCTGCAGCGCCAGCTGGAGGTGTAGTGGTAGATCTGACTCTTGACTCTTCCTCTGAGGAAGAAGGGGGCGGGGCTGGAGGCGACAGCGAGGACACTGACGACAGCGCTGACAGCCCTGCTCCAAAGAGGGGCCGATACAACTATGACAAGGACTTGGTCACTGCTTACTGA
- the map2k2a gene encoding dual specificity mitogen-activated protein kinase kinase 2a has translation MPPKRKPVPLTITPIGEAQATSNTIDAASEANLEALQKKLGELDLDEQQKKRLEAFLTQKAQVGELKDEDFDPICELGAGNGGVVNKVRHKPSGLVMARKLIHLEIKPAIRNQIIRELQVLHECNSPYIVGFYGAFYSDGEISICMEHMDGGSLDQVLKEARKIPEDILGKVSIAVLRGLAYLREKHQIMHRDVKPSNILVNSRGEIKLCDFGVSGQLIDSMANSFVGTRSYMSPERLQGTHYSVQSDVWSMGLSLVELAIGRYPIPPPDAKELEAIFGRAVLDGAEGDQQSNTQRPRPPGRPVSGHGMDSRPAMAIFELLDYIVNEPPPKLPHGVFTNDFQDFVTKCLIKNPADRADLKKLMSHTFIKRSEVDVVDFAGYLCKTMGLNQPSTPTHSTE, from the exons ATGCCCCCCAAAAGAAAGCCGGTGCCCCTGACCATAACACCCATCGGAGAAGCACAGGCCACCTCGAACACCATTGATGCTGCATCCGA AGCAAACCTCGAGGCCTTACAAAAGAAACTGGGTGAGCTTGACCTGGACGAGCAACAGAAAAAGAGACTGGAGGCCTTCCTCACCCAGAAAGCTCAGGTCGGGGAGTTGAAGGACGAGGATTTTGACCCCATTTGTGAGTTAGGTGCGGGCAATGGAGGAGTGGTCAACAAGGTGCGCCACAAACCTTCCGGTTTGGTTATGGCTCGCAAG TTGATCCATCTGGAAATTAAGCCTGCCATCAGGAACCAGATTATCAGAGAGCTGCAGGTTCTGCATGAATGCAACTCCCCCTACATTGTGGGCTTTTATGGCGCTTTTTACAGCGATGGAGAGATCAGCATCTGTATGGAACACATG GACGGTGGCTCCTTGGACCAGGTTCTAAAGGAGGCACGCAAAATCCCTGAAGACATCCTAGGAAAAGTCAGCATAGCT GTGCTGAGAGGATTGGCCTATCTGCGGGAAAAACATCAGATCATGCACAGAG ACGTCAAACCCTCAAACATCCTGGTGAACTCTCGTGGTGAGATAAAGCTCTGTGACTTCGGTGTGAGCGGCCAGCTTATTGACTCGATGGCCAACTCCTTTGTGGGAACACGCTCGTACATGTCG CCGGAGAGACTGCAGGGGACTCACTATTCTGTTCAGTCTGACGTATGGAGTATGGGTCTGTCCCTGGTAGAGCTGGCCATCGGCCGCTACCCAATACCCCCTCCAGACGCCAAAGAGCTAGAGGCGATCTTTGGACGGGCTGTCTTGGACGGGGCTGAGGGAGATCAGCAGAGCAACACACAGAGGCCCAGACCACCTGGAAGACCTGTTAGCG GACATGGGATGGACAGTAGACCCGCCATGGCCATCTTTGAACTCTTGGACTACATTGTGAATGAG cCACCTCCAAAGCTACCACATGGTGTCTTCACTAATGACTTCCAGGACTTTGTCACAAAATG CTTGATCAAGAACCCAGCTGACAGGGCAGATCTGAAGAAACTTATG AGTCACACGTTCATCAAGCGGTCAGAAGTGGATGTAGTGGACTTTGCCGGCTATTTGTGCAAAACCATGGGCCTGAACCAGCCCAGCACCCCCACCCACAGCACTGAGTGA